A genome region from Carya illinoinensis cultivar Pawnee chromosome 2, C.illinoinensisPawnee_v1, whole genome shotgun sequence includes the following:
- the LOC122300917 gene encoding protein ELF4-LIKE 4-like, with protein sequence MEGDIFSGIGNGTQVDSKVLQAFQKNFVQVQDILDQNRLLINEINQNHESKIPDDLSRNVSLIRELNNNIRRVVDLYADLSSSFTKSVEASSEGDSGGTLKSNGKASQKRIRSG encoded by the coding sequence ATGGAAGGTGATATATTTTCAGGCATAGGAAATGGAACTCAAGTAGATAGCAAAGTTTTGCAGGCATTTCAGAAGAATTTTGTGCAAGTCCAGGACATTTTGGACCAGAACAGGTTGCTAATCAATGAGATCAACCAAAACCATGAGTCAAAGATCCCTGATGACTTGAGCCGAAATGTGAGCTTGATTAGGGAGCTTAATAACAATATCAGAAGGGTGGTGGATCTCTATGCTGATCTCTCGAGCTCTTTTACCAAGTCAGTGGAGGCTTCATCGGAAGGAGATTCAGGTGGGACTTTGAAATCCAATGGAAAAGCCAGTCAGAAGAGAATTAGGTCCGGGTAA